A single region of the Maylandia zebra isolate NMK-2024a linkage group LG17, Mzebra_GT3a, whole genome shotgun sequence genome encodes:
- the LOC143413165 gene encoding uncharacterized protein LOC143413165 yields the protein MRSEKKEKLSSLSTRDFFSSDMCVKMMTTKAKRIKTSCLRKNMKFGSKLTWRLFPVAAEENEALKQSPATTVKTTIRKYLRREQRRAQQDGLCTLRGHTDGKNGDFMSVESTATACVHRHPAVAMAPENTTQYLMGNLYEDMNIDINNSGTLMRPLKCFGNQDELRERGPAPSAARL from the exons ATGCGGAGCGAGAAGAAGGAAAAGCTGTCCAGTTTATCaacaagagattttttttcctcggACATGTGTGTAAAAATGATGACAACTAAAGCGAAGAGAATAAAAACGAGTTGTCTGCGGAAAAACATGAAGTTTGGCTCTAAGTTGACGTGGAGGCTTTTCCCAGTGGCCGCGGAGGAGAACGAGGCCCTCAAACAGAGTCCAGCCACCACGGTGAAGACCACCATTCGAAAATACCTCCGCCGGGAACAGAGACGGGCTCAGCAGGACGGCCTCTGCACCCTGCGGGGCCACACGGACGGGAAGAACGGAGACTTCATGTCTGTGGAAAGTACCGCCACGGCCTGTGTGCACCGTCATCCAGCTGTCGCAATGGCGCCGGAAAACACCACGCAGTACCTGATGGGAAACCTGTATGAAGACATGAATATTGACATTAACAA CAGCGGAACTTTGATGAGGCCTTTGAAATGTTTTGGTAACCAGGACGAACTTCGTGAGCGTGGCCCGGCTCCCTCAGCAGCCCGACTTTAA